TATCAACCCAAAAATTCCGATGAGTGCTGCACCAATCCCTATACCCAATTTTATGCCATGTGTATCAATGATGTACGAGGCAGGAATTGAGATAAACACGTAGACAATCATAAACAACATTGATAAAAGGCCTATCGACAGCGGCGTAACATTGTAATACGCCGCTGCTTCTGAGGTGATGCTGGCAAATGATATCCAGTGAATCTGTATGGCAATATTCAGCAAGGCAAAGATAAATAAAATAATCCATCGGTAACCATAAACTTTTATATCCTGTGTCATGTCATTACTCCTTAACAGGTTCAAAATATTTAAATACCCTATCAAATCGTTCCAATGCAGCATCTATAACATCATCTGTATCAGCCATACTGGTATAGATACGGCTACCTGCCAGTGTAATTATTCCTTCCACCATCAAAGCTGCACCCAGCTCTTCCATAACTTTTCGGCGCTGACCCACCTGTTCAAAAATCTTTGGGTTAGAAAGTTCCATAAGCATTGCAGCACCTGTTTCCATGTGGCAGATAGAACCATGATTGAATGCAACAAATGGTAGGTCGTATCGTTTGAATATCTCCTGAAGTCCTTGTGTGAGCTTATCGCCGGCTTTGCCTGCTTTGATGTGGGCCTGTGTTTCTTCAATTGCTTTGATGGCAAAATATCCGGCAGCGCAGGAAAGTGGATTTGCCGATAGTGTGCCGCCAACCATTGCACGTTTCTTTAATCCTTGAATGCCAGCAGCAAATGTTTCCATTATTTCTTTTCTTCCACCAACACCACCTGCTGCAGGGTAACCACCTGCAACGCATTTGCCAAATACAGTTAAATCAGGCTTGACACCAAAATACCCTTGAGCACCACCAAGGCCAACTCTAAATGCAGTGACTACTTCATCAAATATCAGCAATGAATTATATTGGTCGCACAATTCACGTACTTTTGCATTGAAATCATAGTGCACAGGGCGTGTGCCACTTTCAGGGCCCAGCGGCTCAAGAATAACTGCAGCAGTACCACCTTTTGATTCGTTTTCTTTTAATAGTTTTTCTAAGCCTTCGATATCGTTGGGATAAAATTCTTGTATGTAGGTAAAACAGCCTTCAGGGATACCGTGCGAATCAAGTGTCCCAAGTCCTGGTATACGCATTGCAAACACCATCTGATCACTCCAACCGTGGTATGCGCCACCAACCTTAATAATAAACTTTTTATCTGTAAAACACCGTGCAGCTCGTATTGCAGCCATGCACCCTTCAGTACCACTTGCAAGTGACCTGAATAACTCAACTGATGGGATATGCGAGTGTATGAGTTCAGCCAGAAGTAATTCGTATTCATGGAACAAACCGGTGACTGGCCCGCAATCATTAATGACTTCAATTACCTTATCGCGTACAGGTTTATAATTGCTGCCCAACACTGTTGGACCACCAGCCTGGAGGAAATCAATAAATTGATTGCCATCAACATCGTATAAATATGCTCCATCTGCTCTGGTGATTGCTAATGGGAAAGGATAGTTGAAGGCAAGATTATGCTGCACACCACCCGGTATTCTCTGCTTTGCTTTTTCAACCAGTTTTTTTGACGATGCAAACTTTGATTCAAATTTTTCTAAATATTCAGCCATTTTGCTGCGGTTAATCTGATATACTGGCAGTTCGTTTGCAAGTACTCTTAGTTTTTCCAAAATTTCTTTTGAGTCTGGCCAATGGGATATTGCATATTCCTGTTTCATAGTATTCCTCCTATAAAAATTATACTAATAATTCAGAACCTTAAAAAGTTCCTTATTCTTTTCATACAGTTTAGTAAAAACTTTGAAGTTCCGCGTGTACATATCAGCATACTGTGATTGTGGCAAAAATGTTTTTCGTATACCAACCAATCGTTTTGCTTCACTAAATGATGGTAAAATACCCAACCCAACAGCACACACTACTGTTGCGCCAACAGTACCAGCATTAATTTCATTTTCAATTGCTTCAATCTTTCTGCCTGTGACATCAGCCATTATCTGGCACCATACATCGGATTTTGCACCACCACCGGCAAAGCGCAGTACTTTTTGACGCGGTATCTTTTTTTCCATTGCTTCTAACATCCAGCGGATGTGAAACGCAACACCTTCAAGAACACTCCGTATCATCTGCCGCTTACCTGTCGTCAGGCTAATATTAAAAAACATTCCTCGTGCATAGGGATCTTCGCGAGGCGAACGGTTGCCATGAAGCCATGGTGTAAACAGTACATTCCCAGCACCTGGTGGTGTTTGCATGACAACCTGATTGAGGAAATCATACAGTGATTCATATTCTTTACTTTTATCTGCAATGTGGCGTGCTTTTAGATACATCCCAATCTCATCAAGTGCCAGGTGATCACGAACCCATTTTAAGCATGCACCTGCTGTTTCCTGTTCAGCAACATACACGTAATGATTGGGGATAGCTCCTAATATAGAGGCAATAAAGTTGCCAATGTCAACCATGCGTTTATCAACATTGGAAGAGACCCACCCGCTTGTGCCAACATAAATATTGGTATCGTAAAGGTCAGTGCAGCCCGAACCAACAAGTGTAAGAGGCACATCGCCACCACCACCAAATACAGGAATGCCTTCAGCAATTCCAAGTTCTTTGGC
This DNA window, taken from Spirochaetota bacterium, encodes the following:
- a CDS encoding aminotransferase class III-fold pyridoxal phosphate-dependent enzyme, which gives rise to MKQEYAISHWPDSKEILEKLRVLANELPVYQINRSKMAEYLEKFESKFASSKKLVEKAKQRIPGGVQHNLAFNYPFPLAITRADGAYLYDVDGNQFIDFLQAGGPTVLGSNYKPVRDKVIEVINDCGPVTGLFHEYELLLAELIHSHIPSVELFRSLASGTEGCMAAIRAARCFTDKKFIIKVGGAYHGWSDQMVFAMRIPGLGTLDSHGIPEGCFTYIQEFYPNDIEGLEKLLKENESKGGTAAVILEPLGPESGTRPVHYDFNAKVRELCDQYNSLLIFDEVVTAFRVGLGGAQGYFGVKPDLTVFGKCVAGGYPAAGGVGGRKEIMETFAAGIQGLKKRAMVGGTLSANPLSCAAGYFAIKAIEETQAHIKAGKAGDKLTQGLQEIFKRYDLPFVAFNHGSICHMETGAAMLMELSNPKIFEQVGQRRKVMEELGAALMVEGIITLAGSRIYTSMADTDDVIDAALERFDRVFKYFEPVKE
- a CDS encoding FGGY-family carbohydrate kinase, translated to MKTTYILTHDVGTTGNKTCLYKVDGKITLIDSCLVEYPLYMLPGGGVEQKADQWWDAICKATKTVMKHTAIPAGKIAAMAFCAQMQGCVFIDKDGNALRNPMSYLDQRATKQIEKYLYRGLIKIEKWNAIKTIKSLLITGGLAATPKDPLWKYHWVKDNEPEIFKKTYKWLDVKDYLIFRATGKLGMTQDSANVTFIYDTRKGKFGWHKGLCKTFDINMEHLPPVFYSTDTIGTITKKAAKELGIAEGIPVFGGGGDVPLTLVGSGCTDLYDTNIYVGTSGWVSSNVDKRMVDIGNFIASILGAIPNHYVYVAEQETAGACLKWVRDHLALDEIGMYLKARHIADKSKEYESLYDFLNQVVMQTPPGAGNVLFTPWLHGNRSPREDPYARGMFFNISLTTGKRQMIRSVLEGVAFHIRWMLEAMEKKIPRQKVLRFAGGGAKSDVWCQIMADVTGRKIEAIENEINAGTVGATVVCAVGLGILPSFSEAKRLVGIRKTFLPQSQYADMYTRNFKVFTKLYEKNKELFKVLNY